The DNA sequence ACGGGACACGAGCGGGCAACCCGTCGCCGACCCGAGCACCCCGTCCGCCGCCCGGCGGGCGGCCATGCCCAGCACACCCCGGTCCCGTCCAACTGCGACGTCCGTCCCGCCGTCCCCGGAGGGTCAGCGGTCGGCAGCCCCACCACGTCCGTCCCCGCCCCCGTCGGGCGGTGCGACATCAGCGGGTCTGTCCGCCGTCCGTACCGGCCCGTCCCCGTCGTCCCGGTCGTCCGGTCCGGTGCGGCGCTCACCGTCGAAACCGAGGGGTGGTCAGCGATGAGCCGCCACAGCGACGAGGCTCCGATGCGGGCTCGGGTTCCCGCAGACATCGAGCGGCCGGACCGGATCGCGTTCGGCATGTCGGGACGGCAGTTGATGATCTTGGCCGTCACGGGCCTGTTGCTCTACTCGGCCTGGACGGCGATGGCCACGCTAGTGCACCCGCTGGTGTTCCTCGCGGGTGCGATGCCGCCCGCCGCTGGGGCGTTCCTGCTCGCGGTCGGCCGCCGGGACAGCATCAGTCTCGACGCCTGGGTCCTCGCGGCGCTGCGGCACCGCAGCAGTCCGCGCCGCCTCGTCCCGGCCGACGGACCGGTCATCCCGGCTCCGGCGTGGGTGCAGACCACCGCCGGGCCGGGTGACCGGCTACCACTGCCCGCGCCGTTGCGGCTGCCCGCGAAGGGCATCACGCCGGAGGGCCTGGTCGATCTCGGTTCGGACGGCACCACGGGCCTGGTCGCCGCCTCGACGGTGGCCTTCGGCCTGCGGACACCCGCGGAGCAGAACGGCCTGGTGGCCGGGTTCGCTCGCTGGCTACACAGCCTCGACGGCCCGGCGCAGATCGTGGTGCGGGCACAGCGGGTCGACCTGACCTACCTCGCCGACCGGATCCTCGCCGCTGCCCCCGGGCTGCCGCACCCCGCCTTGGAAGAGGCAGCCCACGCCCACGCCGCGTTCCTCGATGACCTGGCCGGACAGCGCGAGCTGCTGCACCGGCAGGTCACCATCGCTGTGCGGAGCCGGCACGGCGCGCACCACACCGCCCATCACGCGGCCGAGGCAGCGCGTGCCCTCGCCGGCTGCGAGGTTCCCGCTCGGCTGCTCGACGGGCCGGAGGCCACGGTGCGTCTCGCGGCCAGCCTCGACCCCACCGCCCCGACCCTCACTCCCTACACCCCATCCGACGGAGGTGAACAGCGGTGAGACTGCTGTCCGCACTGCTACCAACCCGGCGGCGACCCACTAAGCCCGAGTCGGCGACGATCCTGCCCGGCTCCCCAGACGCCGTAGAGGTCGACGGCCGACACGTGCGGGTCGGGGACGGCTACAGCGCCAGCCTGGCCGTCGTCGGCTACCCGGCCGAGGTCGGGCCGGGGTGGGCGGAGCCGATCCTGTCCTACCCGGGCCTGGTCGACGCCGCGTTCCACATCGAGCCGGTCCCGCCGGCAGTGGCCTCGGAGCGGCTGCGCAAGCAGCGCGGCCGGTTCGAGTCCTCCCGACGACAGGACGCGGCCAAGGGCCGCCTCGACGATCCCGAACTTGACGCCGCCGCGGCCGACGCTGCCGAGCTGGCTGCACGTGTCGCCCGAGGCGAGGCCCGGCTGTTCCGCCTCGGCCTGTACCTGACGGTCCACGGCGCCGACCTCATCGAGTTGGCCGACCGGGAGGCCGAGGTGCGGTCCCTGGCTTCGTCGCTGCTGCTCGACACCGCGCCGGTGACGTGGCGGCAGTTGCAGGGTTGGATCAGCGGCCTACCCCTTGCGTTCGACGCGCTCGGGATGAAGCGGGTCTTCGACACCGACGCCCTCGCCGCGAGCTTTCCGTTCACCAGCCCTGACCTGCCGGACACCGCTGGTGACAGTGGCATGGGGGTGCTGTTCGGGTTGAACCTGCACTCGGCCGGGGTCGTCGTGTGGGACCGGTGGGCGCAGTCCAACTACAACGCCGTCATCCTTGCTCGCTCCGGGGAAGGAAAGTCGTACCTGGCAAAGCTCGATCTGCTGCGCAACCTGTGTCTCGGGGTGGAGGCGTTCGTCATCGACCCCGAAGACGAGTACCTGCGGCTGGCCGCCGCGGTCGGCGGCACGGTCCTCCGGCTCGGCGCGCAGAGCGTGAGGATCAACCCTCTCGACCTGCCACCCGGCGACGATGATGCCCTGAACGATCGGGCGCGGTTCATGCAAACCTTGGTCGCGGTGATGGCCAGCGGCGATACCGCTGTTGGTACGCCGCTGCCCGGGGATGAGGCCCGCTCCCTCGACGTGGCGGTGCTGGCGGCGTATCGGGTCAAGGGCATCACCACCGACCCGCGCACCTGGCGACGACCTGCGCCGCTCCTCGGTGACGTGACGACGGCCCTGGAGGGCACCGACGACGCCGGGCGTCGAGTCGCCGCCCGCCTGCACCCCTACGTCGCCGGCAGCATGAAGGGCCTGTTCGACGGGCCCACCACCACGCTCGCGCAGGGGCACCTGGTGGTGTTCGCCATCAAAGACCTGCCCGAGCAGCTTCATCCGGTCGGGACGCTGCTCACCCTGGACACGATCTGGCGCACCATACGCGGCGCGACCGCCTCCGGTCAGCGGCCCGATGCGCTGCGGATGGTGTTGGTGGACGAGGCGTGGAAGTTGCTGTCGGGCGGTCGCGGCGGCGTGTTCCTGGAGACGCTGGCCAAGTCCGCCCGCAAGTACGGTACCGGCCTGACCGTGGTCACTCAGGACGCCGCTGACGTGCTCGCCACCAAGACCGGCCGTGCCGTCGTCTCCAACGCCGCCACCCAGGTGTTGCTCAGGCAGGCGCCGCAGGCGATCGACGCGGTTACTGAGGCGTTCGGACTGACCGACGGCGAACGGGCGTTCCTGCTGTCCTGCCAACGCGGAGACGCCCTGCTCGCGGCCGGGTCGGCGCGGGTGGCCTTCCGCAGCCACGCCTCCGCAAGCGAGCACGAGTTGATCGTTACCGGCCCGGTTACCGGTCGGCCCGTCCGCCGCCGCTGACCCGGCCTCCCTTCCACCACCGATCGGAGTTCCCGATGGTTGTCACGCTGTCCCCGTCTCCGCCGCCATCTCCTGCGACCCTCGCCGGGTGCGTGCCCGGCCAGGGTGGCGTGCCCGATTCGGTGGTGGGTGAGTTGCTGTGTGGTTCCTGGGGCGACGACGCCACCAACGCGGTGTGGCCGCTCGTCCGCGACCGGTGGCCGCTGCTCCTCGCCGTCCTGGCCGCCCTCATCGCCGTACGGGTCGGGTGGGCGGTGTGGCGGCGGCGGGTCTGGCGGCGGCACGCCGCCGCAGCGCGGTGGCTGCAGATCACTCCGCCGGTCACCGCCACTCCGGCCGCGACGATCGGCCTGTGGCGGCTTCTCGCCACGGCGCTGCCCGCGCCGCGCCGGTGGGCGCTGCGTCCAGCCCGGCTCGTGTGGGAGGTCGCCGCCGACCCGGACGGGATGCGTTGCGGGCTGTGGCTGCCACCGGGGGTCAACCCGACCGCCGTGGTGCGGCTGCTGCAACGCGGCTGGCCCGGCGTGAGGGCCGAACAGACCCGCCCACCGATCGTGCCTACCACCGGGGCGGTGGCCGCCCTGGCGGTGTGGCCCACCCAGCCGGAATGGCTACCCCTGGTCGAAGACACTACGGCTACCCACCGCCGAGGCATGGACGCGAGCGCCCCCGAAGAGGACCGGCTCCGGGGGGTCTACGGCGGGCTGGCCTCGGCCGGGCGCACCGGCGGCGCGATCCTGCAGGTCCTCCTCGGCCGAGCACCAGCCCATCGCCTACGGCTGCTCCGCCGCGCGATGACCAACCCCCAACGCGCCCACCGCCCCCGAGAAACCGCCTGCGGCGCCGGGCTGCTCGTCGGCGGGCTACGAGCGCTGATCCTCGGCGTCCTGGACATCGTTACCCCCGGCTCGTCGAGCCCGAGGCGGCACCCCCGTTCCAGCGACCCATACACGGCCGAGCTGGCACGGCAGTCGCGGGCGAAGTACGCCGACGCACCGCACCTGCTCTTCGCCGTGCACGCCGTTGCCGCCGGTCCTACCAAGGCCGCCGCCGTCGCGGCTGTGGCTGATGTCAGCTCAGGGTTCGGATTGCTGTCGGCTCACTTCACCCGCCGCCGGCTCCGTTCCGGCGCGCGGGCGGCGGCCGACCGGTGGGTGCCCGAGGCGCGGATGAGCCTCGTCTCCGTCGCGGAAGCCGCCGCGCTCGCCGGGCTGCCTGCCGAACCGGCCGTCTACGGCCTACCCGGTGCGGCATCACGGCGCCGGCCCGCCACCCGCGAGATCTTCCGCGTCACCCCGGGTCCGCGCCACCGGCCGCCCGCCGATCCATCAGCTCCGACGCAGGGGCGCGACGAACATGACGACCCGCCGACCATCTGGAGCCCGGCATGAGCCGCATCCACACCAAACCTGTACGGGCCAGGAGCGCTCCGAGTAGGCGCAGGCTCAACCTGGTGCCCCTCGACCAGCGACACGGCCTGGGCGGCAAGGTCATCGGCGTCGCCAACGCTGGCCCCGCGATGCGGGTCGGCATTTCCCTGACCGACTGCCGGTTCCACATTCACGCGCTCGGACCGACCGGTACGGGTAAGACGACGCTGCTGATGCGGATGATCCTGGATGACGTGGAGGCCGGGCGCGGCGTGGTCGCTTTCGACCCGGCCAAGGGTGACCTCATCCGCGACCTCCTGGCCCGGCTGCCCAGGTCGTGCGGTGACCGGCTGGTCCTGATCGACCCGGACGAACGGGCCGCGCCACCGGCGATCAACCTGCTCGACCCGAGCGTGCACGGCGGCAGTCCGCACGATGTGGCCGCGAACCTCACGGCGGTGATGGCGAAGGTGTGGTCACGGTGGTGGGGTCACCGCACCGCTGACATCTGCTACCACGGCCTGCTCACCCTCGCCCACATCGAAGGTGCCACCCTCGCGCAGCTACCGCGGCTGCTGTCCGACGCGAAGTGGAGGGCCGCACGGGTCAACGCTGCCACCAGCAAGCTGAAGGCCTGGGAGGGCAACACTCTCGGCGAGTTCTGGGAAGGGTTCAACGAGCTTTCCGCCGCACAGCGGTCCGGCCTGATCGCCCCGCTGCTGTCCCGGCTCCGCCTCGTCCTGGCACACCCGATGGCGAACAGCTTGTTCGGGGTGCCCGCTACCACGTTCTCCTTCGCCGACATCCTCGACGGCGGCATCATGCTCGCGCGGCTACCCAAGGGTGTCATCGGCGAGGACGGCACCCGCCTCGTCGGCTCCCTGCTCCTCGCGGGGTTGTGGCAGGCCACTACTGCCCGCGCCCGCATTCCCGAGGACGACCGCCCGGACGCGGTGATCGTGTTGGACGAGTGCCACAACTTCCTGCACCTTCCGATCGGGATCGATGACGCTCTCGCCGAGGCCCGCGGCTTGCACACCTCGTTCGTCCTCGCCCACCAGTACCTGGGGCAGTTGTCCGGGGACATGGTGGAGGCGATCGACGCCAACGCCCGCAACAAGGTGTACTTCGCCCTCGCCCCCCGCGACGCCATCGACCAGGCCCGGCACCTGCGCCCGTACCTCGATGACGGGGACCTGAT is a window from the Micromonospora sp. DSM 45708 genome containing:
- a CDS encoding PrgI family protein is translated as MSRHSDEAPMRARVPADIERPDRIAFGMSGRQLMILAVTGLLLYSAWTAMATLVHPLVFLAGAMPPAAGAFLLAVGRRDSISLDAWVLAALRHRSSPRRLVPADGPVIPAPAWVQTTAGPGDRLPLPAPLRLPAKGITPEGLVDLGSDGTTGLVAASTVAFGLRTPAEQNGLVAGFARWLHSLDGPAQIVVRAQRVDLTYLADRILAAAPGLPHPALEEAAHAHAAFLDDLAGQRELLHRQVTIAVRSRHGAHHTAHHAAEAARALAGCEVPARLLDGPEATVRLAASLDPTAPTLTPYTPSDGGEQR
- a CDS encoding VirB4 family type IV secretion system protein, with product MRLLSALLPTRRRPTKPESATILPGSPDAVEVDGRHVRVGDGYSASLAVVGYPAEVGPGWAEPILSYPGLVDAAFHIEPVPPAVASERLRKQRGRFESSRRQDAAKGRLDDPELDAAAADAAELAARVARGEARLFRLGLYLTVHGADLIELADREAEVRSLASSLLLDTAPVTWRQLQGWISGLPLAFDALGMKRVFDTDALAASFPFTSPDLPDTAGDSGMGVLFGLNLHSAGVVVWDRWAQSNYNAVILARSGEGKSYLAKLDLLRNLCLGVEAFVIDPEDEYLRLAAAVGGTVLRLGAQSVRINPLDLPPGDDDALNDRARFMQTLVAVMASGDTAVGTPLPGDEARSLDVAVLAAYRVKGITTDPRTWRRPAPLLGDVTTALEGTDDAGRRVAARLHPYVAGSMKGLFDGPTTTLAQGHLVVFAIKDLPEQLHPVGTLLTLDTIWRTIRGATASGQRPDALRMVLVDEAWKLLSGGRGGVFLETLAKSARKYGTGLTVVTQDAADVLATKTGRAVVSNAATQVLLRQAPQAIDAVTEAFGLTDGERAFLLSCQRGDALLAAGSARVAFRSHASASEHELIVTGPVTGRPVRRR
- a CDS encoding type IV secretory system conjugative DNA transfer family protein; translated protein: MPLDQRHGLGGKVIGVANAGPAMRVGISLTDCRFHIHALGPTGTGKTTLLMRMILDDVEAGRGVVAFDPAKGDLIRDLLARLPRSCGDRLVLIDPDERAAPPAINLLDPSVHGGSPHDVAANLTAVMAKVWSRWWGHRTADICYHGLLTLAHIEGATLAQLPRLLSDAKWRAARVNAATSKLKAWEGNTLGEFWEGFNELSAAQRSGLIAPLLSRLRLVLAHPMANSLFGVPATTFSFADILDGGIMLARLPKGVIGEDGTRLVGSLLLAGLWQATTARARIPEDDRPDAVIVLDECHNFLHLPIGIDDALAEARGLHTSFVLAHQYLGQLSGDMVEAIDANARNKVYFALAPRDAIDQARHLRPYLDDGDLIRLGGYEVVLRPVAGGRAVPPVTADTEPPPPAVKGRAGELRRAARDHTGLGVKERHRLLGETATAAPKAESSAPAEDVAVELVGHNTFAVRGEGSNERSNERSNEERNDHEQPGEHAPLNTSYAHVDGGEEGPWTGTD